In Patescibacteria group bacterium, the DNA window CTTCGACCAGGCTAATGTGGAAGCGATCATTAAAGCTATTTCTGCGGCTAATCTTGGATTGACGGCTATTCCTGAAGATACCCGGGTCAGAGTTGTAGTGCCTCCATTGTCTGAAGAGCGCCGTCAGGAATATGTTAAGCTGGTTAAAACCAAAATTGAAGGCGGAAAGATTATGATTCGGCAGATCCGCCACGATGCCATGGAAGATGTTTCTAAAGCCGAAGCCAATGAAGATGAAAAGGAACGCATGGAAAAAGAAGTCCAGGCGCTGACGGATAAAATGGTTGCCGAACTAGACACTCTGGCGCAAGCGAAAGAAAAAGAGTTAATGAGCCTCTAATGATTTTAACGATTATTGTTTTTCTGGTTATTCTCTCTATTCTGGTTCTCGTTCATGAAACGGGCCATTTTCTAGTGGGGAAATGGGCCGGAGTAGGGGTGGAGGAGTTTGCTTTGGGGTTGCCTTTTACGAAGCCTATACTGAGTAAAAAGTTGAAAGACGGGATGAAAATTTCGTTATACCCGTTGCTGTTTGGCGGTTTCGTCAAACTACTCGGTGAAGAAAATGAAAAAGAGCGCGTTTCCGGGATTAAGGGAAAATATTTTTATCAAATTAATGTCTGGCCGCGAATTGCCGTGGTCTTGGCCGGAGTAACCATGAATGTATTTTTGGCCCTGGCGGCCTTTTATTTTTTCCTGGTCCTATCCGGATTCAAAGTCTTAATTCCAAAACTCGCAGACTATAATTTCCGCAGCCCGAATCAGACGCTGGTAGTGGCCACTTTTGTGGCCAGCGGCAGTCCGGCAGATAAAGCGGGACTGCTGCCCAGCGATGTCCTGCTTTCGGCTGACGGGCAAAACTTCACGAAAATACCGGAGTTTCAATCCTATATTAAAGCCCATGCCGGATCAGAGGTAAAACTAAATGTTACAGATAGCACGTTGTCTACCAATAAAACCGTCACTGTTGTTCCCCGGGTAAACCCGCCGGCCGGGCAGGGGGCGCTGGGAATCGGTATTGGTGAAGCGGTCGAACTTAACTATGCCACGCCCCAACAGAAAGTCTTGTCCGGCTTAAGCTATGCCGTGGACATGTTTGTTTATAACTTCAAAGTGATCGGCAGTTTGGCTACGGCCGCTTTCAAAACCAAAAATGTCGAGCCGCTCGCGGAATCGGTTTCCGGGCCTGTAGGGATTGCTTCGGCAGTGGGAAGTATTTTGGACCTTGGTGGCAGTACCGCGGTAGTGCAATTAGTAAATCTGCTGGGATTATTGTCGCTCTCTCTGGCTTTCATGAATGTTTTGCCGTTTCCAGCCCTCGATGGCGGCCGGTTCGCTTTTCTGTTCGTGGAAGCGGTCAGCGGTAAAAAACTCCCCGCGAAATATGAGAATCTGATCAATCAAATTGGCATGGGAATCCTGTTTATTTTTATTATCCTCGTCTCTTTCAGCGATATCTCCAAACTCTTCCTTTCCCGCTAGCTTCCTGTTAAACTTATAGAGATGCGGCAAAGTCAATTGTTTCCAAAAACCATAAAACAAGCGCCGGCAGGGGCGGTGGCGGAAAATCACAAACTACTTGTTAGAGCGGGTTTTATTGATCAACTCATGGCCGGGTCGTGGACTCTTTTACCTCTAGGTTGGAGAGTAGTTAACAAAATTAACAACATTATCCGTGAAGAAATGAACGCCACCGGGGCGCAGGAAGTCCTCATGCCTCTCATGCATCCAAAGGAAATCTGGGAAGAAACGGGGCGGTGGAACAGTGCTTCGGAAATAATGTATAAACTCAAAGATGTCCGGGAAAAAGATCTGGCGCTGGCTTTTACCCATGAAGAAATTGTTTTGGACCTAGTCCGTAAACATTTGGATTCGTATACCGACTTGCCGATTAAAATCTACCACTTCTCAACGAAATTCCGCAATGAACCCCGGGCCACCGGCGGAATTTTGCGCGGCCGGGAATTTATGATGAAAGATCTTTACAGTTTGCATGCCAGCGAAGAAGACTTCTGGAAATATTACGAAGAGGTCAAAGAAGCTTATCTCAAAATTTTTTCCCGGCTGGGATTAAACGCCATTGTGACTGAAGCTTCCGGCGGAGTTTTCACCGACAGACACACTCACGAATTTCAGGTGGAAGCGGTTTCCGGCGAAGACACAGTTTATGTGGACAAATCCGGCAAAGGCGTTAATAAGGAAATTTTTGATGGGGTGGAAGCGGAATACAAAAAAATCACCGCTATTGAGGTAGGCAATATTTTTGCTTTTGGGACCTATTACAGCGAGAAGATGGGCGTGTATTTTACGGACAAGAACGGTCAAAAGCGACCGGTGTGGTTTGGTTCGTACGGCATCGGGCCAACCCGGGTGATGGGGACGATTGTCGAGATTTTCCATGACGACAAAGGCATTGTCTGGCCGGAAAGCGTTGCGCCCTACAAGTATCACCTGATTGGCCTCAATGGTAAAGGTGAGGATATATACAAAAAACTTCTTGACGCCGGAGCGGAAGTACTGTTTGATGACCGGGATGTTTCTGCCGGAGAAAAGTTTGCCGACGCGGACTTAATCGGGATCCCATACCGGCTGGTCGTTTCGGATAAAACCGGAGATAAAATTGAGGTTAAGAACAGAAAAACCGGAGAGATCGAATTGCTAAAATTTGATGATCTTATAAAATGATCAACAGTTCTGAGTATTGGGAAGGTCATTGTTCTCGCTCACTAGGACATACAATTTCTAGTGATAATCCTCAGAGAGTAGCTGCGTGGATAGTTAATCACACGCTCAGTAGTCGGGGTAATGATCTTCTTGGACGGTCGTTTACCGCCTGTAATAATTTTGAAATCCGGGGTAGCAATTCTGCAGATGTTCAGGTAGCCCGGGTTAATTTTGATATATTTTTTAATAAAAATATTGGTGTTTTAGAAGGCATTGCCGGTCTTGATGGACAACTTCGGGAAGGAATCTTTCCCTGGCACTTTCTGGAATTATTCTTAGGAGAATTGGAAAAAAAGCGAGTTAGAATAGACAGTTTTATTTAATTTGATCTATTTATTTCTGCTTTATCTCGCTTGATTTTCGGATAAGGTTTGGTAACCTGATTGGGTGATCCAGAAAATTGACCTGCCGGTTTCCGTTGCCTTTACCGATTCTCCAAAAAAACTTCTTTTTGAAGGCAGAGAACACTTAATTAAGAAAGTAGGCTATCACCATGTCTTTCGTGAAGGCCGAACCTTGTTCCATGTTTTTTCCGTGGCTTCGGACTCAATGTTTTTCCGGCTGGTTTTAAACACAGAAACGCTAAAGTGGCGCCTGACGGAGGTGGCAGATGGAGAGGTTATTTAATCCTAAACCCGGGACTATTTTACATTTGGATCTGAATTCCTGCTTTGCTTCGATCGAACAGCAGGCCAATCCGTTTTTAAGGGGGAAACCGATCGTCGTCGCCGCGTATGATTCCCCCGGCGGTTGTATTGTCGCTCCTTCGCGCGAGGCTAAAATTTTGGGAATAAAAGTCGGCATGCGGGTTAAAGAGGCCCGGCTCATATATCCGAAGTTAATAGTTAAAACTCCGGACCCGAATAAGTACCGGGCCGTTCATCTGCAGCTAAAAACTTTATTGTCAGAGTACACTGACGATTTTTCTCCGAAGTCCATTGACGAATTTGTTTTAAATCTGGAAGGGGCTCCGGTGACGCGAACGAAAAATGTTACCGAAGTAGCTTTGGAAATAAAACGGCGGATAAAAGCGGAAATCGGGGACTTCCTGACGGTTTCGATGGGGATAGCCCCGAACCGGTATTTGGCCAAGGTAGCTGCCGGGTTGCATAAACCCGACGGATTGGATGAAATTAATGAGACAAGCTACCGAGAAATATATTCGAAACTGGCGCTTATGGATTTGACCGGAATTAAGAAAAATAACGCTGTCAGGTTAAACAGTGGCGGCATTTTTACTGTGATGGATTTTTATAACGCTGATATGATTAAACTAAAAAACATCTTCGGGGGAATCTTTGGCTGGTATTGGCATTTAAGATTGCATGGCTTTGAAATCGACGATGTGGTTTTCGGGCGCCGGTCATACGGGAACAGTTTCTCGTTGCCAAAACCATACTCCACGCCGGAAGAGTTGGTACCTATTTTGGTAAAGCTTGTAGAAAAGACCGGCTTTCGGAT includes these proteins:
- the frr gene encoding ribosome recycling factor, which produces MDDITAQVTPKFQKAIEVVKQDLNTIRTGKASPQLIENLIVEAYGTKMKLVELATIAATDANTIVITPFDQANVEAIIKAISAANLGLTAIPEDTRVRVVVPPLSEERRQEYVKLVKTKIEGGKIMIRQIRHDAMEDVSKAEANEDEKERMEKEVQALTDKMVAELDTLAQAKEKELMSL
- a CDS encoding site-2 protease family protein; the encoded protein is MILTIIVFLVILSILVLVHETGHFLVGKWAGVGVEEFALGLPFTKPILSKKLKDGMKISLYPLLFGGFVKLLGEENEKERVSGIKGKYFYQINVWPRIAVVLAGVTMNVFLALAAFYFFLVLSGFKVLIPKLADYNFRSPNQTLVVATFVASGSPADKAGLLPSDVLLSADGQNFTKIPEFQSYIKAHAGSEVKLNVTDSTLSTNKTVTVVPRVNPPAGQGALGIGIGEAVELNYATPQQKVLSGLSYAVDMFVYNFKVIGSLATAAFKTKNVEPLAESVSGPVGIASAVGSILDLGGSTAVVQLVNLLGLLSLSLAFMNVLPFPALDGGRFAFLFVEAVSGKKLPAKYENLINQIGMGILFIFIILVSFSDISKLFLSR
- a CDS encoding His/Gly/Thr/Pro-type tRNA ligase C-terminal domain-containing protein; protein product: MRQSQLFPKTIKQAPAGAVAENHKLLVRAGFIDQLMAGSWTLLPLGWRVVNKINNIIREEMNATGAQEVLMPLMHPKEIWEETGRWNSASEIMYKLKDVREKDLALAFTHEEIVLDLVRKHLDSYTDLPIKIYHFSTKFRNEPRATGGILRGREFMMKDLYSLHASEEDFWKYYEEVKEAYLKIFSRLGLNAIVTEASGGVFTDRHTHEFQVEAVSGEDTVYVDKSGKGVNKEIFDGVEAEYKKITAIEVGNIFAFGTYYSEKMGVYFTDKNGQKRPVWFGSYGIGPTRVMGTIVEIFHDDKGIVWPESVAPYKYHLIGLNGKGEDIYKKLLDAGAEVLFDDRDVSAGEKFADADLIGIPYRLVVSDKTGDKIEVKNRKTGEIELLKFDDLIK